One part of the Salmo salar chromosome ssa10, Ssal_v3.1, whole genome shotgun sequence genome encodes these proteins:
- the hyi gene encoding putative hydroxypyruvate isomerase isoform X1, with product MPPLKFCANLSWLFTDLPEFTQRIYAAASAGFQAVEAAWLYDSDLQELQRVKNATGVDVVLINTPLGDAKAGDLGLGAVPGREEDFRKGLDLAMQYAKALDCRSIHLMAGRVPVGADRATIAVEMEDTFVQNLKHAADVLSNEGITGLIEPINTRITDPRYFLDSPHQAAAILQKVGHPNIKLQMDVFHWQIMDSNLTQNIHKYFPLIGHIQIAQVPSRNEPDSAGEINFPYLFSLLEEMGYQGYIGCEYKPLGSTNEGLGWVKDYLKRNK from the exons ATGCCCCCATTAAAATTCTGCGCGAATCTTTCGTGGTTATTTACGGATCTGCCAGAGTTTACCCAGAGAATCTATGCTGCTGCATCGGCTGGGTTTCAGGCTGTGGAGGCGGCATGGCTGTATGACTCTGACTTACAGGAGCTCCAGAGAGTCAAGAATGCTACTGGGGTTGATGTGGTGCTGATCAACACACCCCTTG GAGATGCTAAGGCAGGTGATCTTGGTCTGGGTGCTGTTCCTGGCAGAGAGGAGGACTTCAGAAAGGGTCTGGACCTGGCCATGCAGTACGCcaaggctctggactgcaggaG CATCCACTTGATGGCTGGGAGGGTACCTGTGGGGGCGGACCGAGCTACCATTGCCGTGGAAATGGAGGACACCTTTGTACAAAACCTAAAACATGCTGCCGATGTCCTCTCAAAT GAGGGCATCACTGGCCTGATTGAGCCAATCAACACACGGATAACAGATCCCAGATATTTCCTGGACAGTCCACATCAGG CGGCTGCTATCCTGCAGAAAGTTGGCCACCCAAATATTAAACTGCAGATG GATGTCTTCCACTGGCAGATAATGGACAGCAACTTGACACAGAACATACACAAATATTTCCCTCTCATTG GTCACATCCAGATAGCCCAGGTGCCCAGCAGGAATGAGCCAGACAGTGCAGGAGAAATTAACTTCCCATATCTCTTCAGTCTACTGGAGGAGATGGGTTACCAGGGATACATCGGCTGTGAATACAAACCACTAG GCTCTACAAATGAAGGTCTTGGTTGGGTGAAAGATTACTTGAAGCGCAACAAGTGA
- the hyi gene encoding putative hydroxypyruvate isomerase, whose translation MPPLKFCANLSWLFTDLPEFTQRIYAAASAGFQAVEAAWLYDSDLQELQRVKNATGVDVVLINTPLGDAKAGDLGLGAVPGREEDFRKGLDCRSIHLMAGRVPVGADRATIAVEMEDTFVQNLKHAADVLSNEGITGLIEPINTRITDPRYFLDSPHQAAAILQKVGHPNIKLQMDVFHWQIMDSNLTQNIHKYFPLIGHIQIAQVPSRNEPDSAGEINFPYLFSLLEEMGYQGYIGCEYKPLGSTNEGLGWVKDYLKRNK comes from the exons ATGCCCCCATTAAAATTCTGCGCGAATCTTTCGTGGTTATTTACGGATCTGCCAGAGTTTACCCAGAGAATCTATGCTGCTGCATCGGCTGGGTTTCAGGCTGTGGAGGCGGCATGGCTGTATGACTCTGACTTACAGGAGCTCCAGAGAGTCAAGAATGCTACTGGGGTTGATGTGGTGCTGATCAACACACCCCTTG GAGATGCTAAGGCAGGTGATCTTGGTCTGGGTGCTGTTCCTGGCAGAGAGGAGGACTTCAGAAAGGG tctggactgcaggaG CATCCACTTGATGGCTGGGAGGGTACCTGTGGGGGCGGACCGAGCTACCATTGCCGTGGAAATGGAGGACACCTTTGTACAAAACCTAAAACATGCTGCCGATGTCCTCTCAAAT GAGGGCATCACTGGCCTGATTGAGCCAATCAACACACGGATAACAGATCCCAGATATTTCCTGGACAGTCCACATCAGG CGGCTGCTATCCTGCAGAAAGTTGGCCACCCAAATATTAAACTGCAGATG GATGTCTTCCACTGGCAGATAATGGACAGCAACTTGACACAGAACATACACAAATATTTCCCTCTCATTG GTCACATCCAGATAGCCCAGGTGCCCAGCAGGAATGAGCCAGACAGTGCAGGAGAAATTAACTTCCCATATCTCTTCAGTCTACTGGAGGAGATGGGTTACCAGGGATACATCGGCTGTGAATACAAACCACTAG GCTCTACAAATGAAGGTCTTGGTTGGGTGAAAGATTACTTGAAGCGCAACAAGTGA
- the hyi gene encoding putative hydroxypyruvate isomerase isoform X2, producing MPPLKFCANLSWLFTDLPEFTQRIYAAASAGFQAVEAAWLYDSDLQELQRVKNATGVDVVLINTPLGDAKAGDLGLGAVPGREEDFRKGLDLAMQYAKALDCRSIHLMAGRVPVGADRATIAVEMEDTFVQNLKHAADVLSNEGITGLIEPINTRITDPRYFLDSPHQAAAILQKVGHPNIKLQMDVFHWQIMDSNLTQNIHKYFPLIGHIQIAQVPSRNEPDSAGEINFPYLFSLLEEMGYQGYIGCEYKPLGGIHPKWLTILDQGPSQK from the exons ATGCCCCCATTAAAATTCTGCGCGAATCTTTCGTGGTTATTTACGGATCTGCCAGAGTTTACCCAGAGAATCTATGCTGCTGCATCGGCTGGGTTTCAGGCTGTGGAGGCGGCATGGCTGTATGACTCTGACTTACAGGAGCTCCAGAGAGTCAAGAATGCTACTGGGGTTGATGTGGTGCTGATCAACACACCCCTTG GAGATGCTAAGGCAGGTGATCTTGGTCTGGGTGCTGTTCCTGGCAGAGAGGAGGACTTCAGAAAGGGTCTGGACCTGGCCATGCAGTACGCcaaggctctggactgcaggaG CATCCACTTGATGGCTGGGAGGGTACCTGTGGGGGCGGACCGAGCTACCATTGCCGTGGAAATGGAGGACACCTTTGTACAAAACCTAAAACATGCTGCCGATGTCCTCTCAAAT GAGGGCATCACTGGCCTGATTGAGCCAATCAACACACGGATAACAGATCCCAGATATTTCCTGGACAGTCCACATCAGG CGGCTGCTATCCTGCAGAAAGTTGGCCACCCAAATATTAAACTGCAGATG GATGTCTTCCACTGGCAGATAATGGACAGCAACTTGACACAGAACATACACAAATATTTCCCTCTCATTG GTCACATCCAGATAGCCCAGGTGCCCAGCAGGAATGAGCCAGACAGTGCAGGAGAAATTAACTTCCCATATCTCTTCAGTCTACTGGAGGAGATGGGTTACCAGGGATACATCGGCTGTGAATACAAACCACTAGGTGGGATCCATCCCAAATGGCTCACTATACTTGAccagggccctagtcaaaagtag